The Rhododendron vialii isolate Sample 1 chromosome 3a, ASM3025357v1 nucleotide sequence GTAGAGTAGTAAAGTTCTACCATTTTCACAGTCCTACCATAGGTTTAAGGTTACACACAGCACAAATAAACAAGCCGTCCATCAATTTTCACACGGATAATGGATAATCCGTTTAAGATACACGCATCACCAAACGCAGCGATAAGTGACGTGGGACTCCGTGATGTCGCCACTGTAAGTGACTTTAACCACTTGCCCCTTCTCCAGTCCATAATATCGTGAAATAGCATCTTTCTGCAACATCCGAGGAagctgcaaaaaaataaaaacaaaaattagtgCATGGGTAATCAGATCTGATCAAGTCAGTATGAGAAGTTTCAGTAATGCACGGAGCAAGCGTTTTCAGGGCGGAACACGACTAATCTTATCTGAGACTCGATTACTTGGTCAGCTAATGGATCATCTTCTCCAGTTTGTTTCTACTAACATACTTAAGAGTAACTACTAACTAGTATTATATTGCCTCATTGGTTGAAGGTGGAAAGTGGGGAAATGCATCAAATATATACATTACAGATAAGTATTTGGTGCATCAAATATATACATTACAGATAAGTATTTGGTGCCTTTATGGACAAGTTATAATCATGTGAGAAGTTTCCATTTTCGGAGATACAACAGTAATCACGCCCTCCAAGAAAAAACTAAGAGAGGTATACTCACGCATAAATGGATTTGCTCAAGGCTACAACTGAGCATCACTCAAGGATTTTAGTGATTAGTATTTACACTCCTTTATACAGGTACATAGGTACGTGTCTAATCTCACTGGAGAACTCCTAATAGCAATTTAAAAATAAGCAATAGCTAACTTGCCTACTTCTAAGAAGCAACGTGTAAACGCTATAGAGACCACCATGTCAAGAATCAAGATACAAATAGGAAACAAACATAATCATCTTTTCAGTGCCAGAAGAGAATTCTACTTATTAGAGTATAACATTACCTACAATATGTTATGCTGTAAACAACTAAACTATAGATATCTTTCCTACAAATCCGAAATCAACTTTTAGCTTTGAGTAATGGAAAAACGATTACATAATTAATAACTGACCTGTTTTTCCTCCAAACTAAACTTCTTCAAGagcttctttttctcttcatcaGTCAATACACGGTGCTTTGGCTTTAACGCATGCTTTGTGATGTTAACAAGCAACTCGGTAATCTAAACACATTAAGTGAAGACATTAAAGGCATGCAATCAAACTAAATCACAATAGTATTTCACCTAAAATCACAATAGTATTTCACCTAaacacaacttttttttttttttgatcaacaataaaattttattaagaaacttgatagGGACTGAACACAACTTCTTAACCCTTTGCCATAAGCCAATATGAGGAATGACTCCCGCTAATGGAGTCTTTTTATCGTAATCACAAGAGACTAATCATAGTTTACTCCAAATTGACAAAATAACTCAATCTCCTTCAAAGGAGATTCTTCCTTAACAAAACCTTCACTCAAACCCCAAATTACTGCTGGAAGGCAACTAAAAAATCATCCTCCCATGTTTGCTTTTGGTGCTAAATTGAAAAGATTGAAGTTGGTGCTTAGGGGTTTCAACAAAGAGTACTATTCTGGCATGAGTACTAGAGTTCAAAATGTTAGAGATCAGTTGACTAGGGTTCAGGTGCAGTGCCTCTCTCCCCCCATGATGTGGCGTTGAGTAATTTGGAGGAGGACTTGGGAGCTAAATTTGTGGAGCTTAGTATGGCAGAAGAATCATTATTTAGACAAAAATCCAGGATTAAATGGTTAGCCTTGGGAGAAAAGAATACTTAGTTTTTTCATCATAGAATGTGTGCGCAGAGAACTAAGCATACTACTCTACACTTGGAAGATAGTCAGGGTATCCTCAGGAAGTTAGAGCTGAAATTTTGGGATACTACAAGGGTTTGCTGGGGACATCTTTTGGAATGGGATGCAATGCATGTTCTGTCTGGTGCTATTAGAACCAAGGTGAAGGATGTGGATAAGGAGATATTTGTTCAACCTGTCACAAGGGAGGAAGTAAAGAGAGCTTTGTTCTCAATCAATGGAGACAAAGCTCCTGGACCTGATGGTTATGGATCTACTTTCTATCAACAAAAGTGGGATGTGATTGGCCTAGAGCTTGTGCAAGCTGTACAGTATTTCTCAAAAGGTTTTATGCAAAAGTCTTGGAATACTACAGCTATTTCTCTGATTCCTAAGGTGAACATGCCAGTGAATATTAAGGAATATAGGCCCATCTCCTGCTGCAATATTCACGATAAATGCATAACTAAAATTCTGGCAATCGACTTCAAGGGGTGCTCACCTGTCTCATTGACAAGAACCAATTTGCCTTTATTAAGGGCCAATCTATTATTGATAATGTCCTGCTGATGCAAGAAGTTGTTAGAGGATATGGGATTCTGGGCCTCCAAGTTGCACAATCAAGGTTGATTTAATGAAGGCCTATGATTCAGTTGATTGGAGGTTCCTTTTTGACACAATGGCTGCCATGGGCTTTTCTTTTATCTTCATTCATTGGGTCTCTCAATGTGTATCTACTGCTAGCTACTCAGTTATCAATGGTAGTTTGGAGGGATTCTTTCCTGGTTAGAGGGGATGGAGGCAAGGGGATCCCATATCCCCTTACATGTTCTTAATTGTCATGGAAGCCTTCTCATCTATTTTTCATCAGAAAGTTGCTACATCTGCTTTCAGTTTCCATCCTAAATGTCAGGCTATCCAACTTTCTCAACTTGCTTTTGCAGATGTTCTTTTTATCATCTGTGGGGCTGATCAAGGTACGTTTATGACTGCTAGGAATATGCTTGAAGATTTGCATCATTTCTCTGGATTGAGGCCAAATCTTAATAAATGTTAAATCTTCTTCTCTGGGGTAAGTGAAGAGCAAATTCAGCTGCTTAGAGAGATTTTGGCCATTCCTGTTGGGACTCTTCCTGTAAAATATTGAGGGGTCCCTCTGATTTCCACTAGACTCAAGGCATGTGATTGCTTGGTTTTGCATGAGAAGATCTTGGGTCGCATCCAAAGCTCAATGTACAATACAAAGAATGACAGACAAAAAAGCATAATCTCAAATGACCTAAAACTCACTTGGAAAACTTCCACCTTGAAGCTAAAAAGATCCATAGCCTTCATAGCTTGGTTTGTTACTCGATTTTGCACTACTAATATCAGCCGACTCAAAGAGTCTTTGTTACCTATCATAGTTCCAATGATGCGAATGACATTCACTTTTACGATACCTGGTCCACAGAAAATCACGAGGATCTGCAATCAAGATAACAAAATGATTCATTAAACTTATCTACTCTCAGAATCCCTTAATTGAGAAAATTCATACCTATAACAGCCtataaagttaaaaaaaaagaaaaagaaagaagaagaagcaacagGATACATGATAAGAGAACCTGTGTTCCTGTTGACGTAATTCAACAAACTATATTTCGATTCCTAGAAAAATAAACCTAAAAACAAGGGCCGAGCAAGGATTCGAATTAGTAGAGGGCCAAACTAAAGAACGGGAATCTTTGTGCAAGGATTTCAGAAATTAACTTCAGTTCTAGTTGTTAGAACGATTGTAAAAAGTTGGAGAACTATCTTCAAGACACTATTAATATCAAGCTACCAAAGACCAAGAGAACGGTAAATTTTTCCGATTGACTCCAAAACCCACAAGAAATCAAACCCCCACATTGGCTGTGTCAGGATGTCTACAAAATTCAAGACTTTTGCTTTCTGGTTCTTCACAAAAAGGGCTAAAACTAAGCTTTTAGAGATAATTTAGTGTCTTTTTTTGCTTTGTGAGAAAACattgagaccaaaaaaaaaaaactttttggcttattttagGTGGCATTATGACTAAAATAGAAAGACAAACAAGTGGATTTTTATGGGCTATAGTAAGtataaagtaaaacaaaaaaactggcCAAAAAAGTCAGTCCGAACAGTTATTCACCTATTCGATTTTGAAGAAGAGATAACCCATTCAAATCAAAGGAAGaaaaatggttcaaaaaaaGTTCGGGTCTATATTTAGCAAACGAGCAAAAATGGCTAAAAAAAAGCCATCCCAAACACAGCATTAACCGAAGCAATAGgaaaaatttcttctttttcacctgTTTCAGTTTGAATAGAGAAATACCCATTCAAAGCAATCCATCaatttcctcttttttcctACTCAAACATAACAATAGGTATCCAAAATTTAGCCCCAaggttagtccggttggttggtAGATTTGCTTCCCACACAATTGACCATTATTCGTTTCTTGGGGTCAGGCCGCAAGAAATTAGTCCCTCCGTCCCTCCCATAAAGATTGTCCGATCCTTAAGACGAGAACTTGTACATTTTTATCAAGAAaagttcaaacttttttttttttgataaattagAAGAACTCATAATAggcaaaaagtttgaattttttcaacaaaatgcattatttttaagttcccATTTTGTGACCAGACAATCTTTTTAGAActagtaaccaaaaaaaaaaccccaagaaATTAACGCTAGACAGAACAGTGCATGAATCAAGGTCTTATCTTTTCGATTCCAACAAAACCCAGAACGTATAACATTAGGGATTGcgagtttttttttgtgggacctTATCCAAGGAGTCGGACCGGCGAGAGGCGGAGATCCTGAGGCGCTCGATGTCGGGGGTTTGGCCGTGAATGGACCGGAAATCCTGGAGGGACATTTCGATTTCGGCGGCTGGGACGGAGTAGCCCCGGTCCCTGAGCATCTCAAGGAGGGTTCTGCGGGAGAGGTAGTATCGGTGGCTCTCGGTGCTGCCTTCGTCGACGTAGCTGCTCAGGCACCGGCTGTAGGGCTCCCCGTTCAAATCCATGTCTTGCTGcctctgctgctgctgctgctgcggcTGCTGTTGCTCCGTGTCGTCCTCCATGGGATCCATCTCTCTCTAGATGGATTGAAATCGAATTGGGAGAGCTGAAATTGTGGGTGAGTGGGAAAAGAGTGAAGAGGACACTGGGTTTATTTACTTGGAACAGGGTTGAACGGGGGAAGCACgaggttttttacttttttagtgGCACAAGTTTTTAGAAATGCTATCCACACAAGTCACAACATTAAAACGCATCTCCGAATACATAGCTGTCCAAAATCGTTAGATGCACTTGGATTTGCATATATCGAatgacttcaaaaaaaaattgtgctaAAATTGCATTTTAAAGTTGTATTTGTAGagtttttaacaattttttcaGTACCGAAACTGCTTTCCAAGGCCTGTTTGGGTTAGTTATAAATCATTACAAAGTCGAAGGttaagcttctttttttctttatttgaaaGGTCACTTTCTATATTCACAAAACAAAAGGGCCACTTTCTTAAGCTCCATGAGTGAATTATTCacgtaaaaaattaaaaatggtcTGATGAAGCATATTTATTTTGCGCTATGTTTCCGAACTCATTTTATCGTCTACCTTTTCGAATTCATTTTAGGGTCTACCTTTTTTAATACACAAGTTATtcgatttgaattttgagaaaaatttttaagagtaataaatactccctccgtcccttttttagagtccagtattccattttgggctgtcccttaataagtgtccattttgtaaagttagtgggtaaaagttgatgtattgtctattttgcccctaaaagtagattcatttttgaaaagtaaatgagtaaaagtgtaatgattatgGGTAAGttgggaaagtgaaggaaaaagttgatgtgaaaggtataatgatgatgtctttttaataagttgaagttacgaagcaggacacttaaaaagggacggaaggagtagaaagagataaacataaaaaatttattagagatCATGGACAGAGGTTTTGAGACCCCCAAAGAGGTTTTGAGACCCCCAAATGAACGAACCCTATAATTAACAATGCTCGATTTGTTTGAAAGAATGTTTAAGAAAGAgcatttctttttatttcatctccaaagtccaaacccaGGACAAATCCGCAATTGCTGCACAACATTGTGTTGTGCCCTTGTGTACAACACATACACAGTCCCATATAAAGATAGATACAACTCCTCCGCTATTGGCCACCACGACTGTACCATGTGTACATGTTGTGTGTAGTTCGTTTATACAAAACAACGAACTCTTTTAATCGAACattgttcaacaaaaaaaaaaaatttatcggcAAACgatgaaaatttattaaaacggGTAGAGGGAAAGGGGATCCAACATTGTTCAAAATTTGACaacattcaaataaaaattactaatatagattgagaacatgGACAACTCAAATTATCCAAATAAAATTGAGATGGAACTCACGTGTCCAAACAGCAAGTGCAATTCCATTGGCCCAACTACCAATATGCCGTCGTAGAATTTTCGAAATTATTTTGTGCATCATATGATATGTCACCGATAAATATCAGAAGTCTCAATTGAAATCCAAACAGTGCACAAAGTGATGTTTGATGTTTCAAACATGTGAACAGCATTGGGGCAGGGTGATCAACACTTCTAAATACAGaagagattaaaaaatatgatcttcaAATGTACTATTCCAATTCAAGTCAAATTTGGCTAAGTaaagctgataaaaaaaaaaaaaaggtaaagtaAACAGAACAGCCAAAAAGGAACTGGTTAATAGTTTCACTCCCATTTATGAAGAGAAAATGTTTTCCATATCTGTTTGTCCTAGACCTCCTCTAACAGATATAGAAAAAATTAACTGGAGAAAACAGATATAAACACAACACATGCATATGTGGAAGTATCTCATGAGTAGTTGAAAACTAGTACAGTAGTAATTCATTTAGTAGCCAATGGCACTGCCACATAGGCATGTTGTGCAAAATGTTGTCCATGTAGTACATAACTCCTCTACGGCAATTTTTGATCATTTGCTAACACAAACATATTCTAAGTCTGAATTCCGGCGATGAGCACATACACAAGGTGAAGTTTTCATAAGCAACCAAGTCATATTAGTTGTTTCACTTCCACGAGTTAACAGAATAAGGATTCAGACCATATTCTAAATCTCATTCTAACATATATCCCCCATATTTCATCATTTGACCGCAACAAGCATTGCAAATGCTGCGAAAAAAAGGAGCTGAAACATAGCCACTGCTGGCCAAAGGCCTTGCATTGTCAGGACACACCAAAGTAAGTTTCCCCGGTGAGTGGTCAAACATCTGAAGATAATGGATGTGCAATGAGTTTTTACCGGCAATTAGCTACATTTTTCAGGCGCACTACAAATTTAGGTGATAGGAACACTCTTTAACCGATATGGGCTCTTCTTGTTTCCAACTTCTGATATTTTTGGCAGCAAAAAGTTCTGGAATTTCTCTTACTTTAGGAAAAGACCTGCTTACCGGAGGTTGAAGTCTCAACGAACTCAATAACAGTAGTGTACCTCGACAAAAGAATCACATAAACCAACTGCACATCTCAATCTTATTCAAACTTAAGAACACAGAGAAACAAACTTGCACACACCGATAAGGAATGAAGAAACAAATTCCATACAGAAAACAACCAAGGAAAAGCTTCACATCGTCCACACTAACCAGGAACAACGTCAactacacttcatttttttcaagtttgttCAAAGACAACtaatccaaacaaaaccaaactgagccttaagaTCCAATCTATTGGGGTCAGTtacatgaatccgttttcttcgttgagctctgtcaagggcatCATGTTCCATGATATCCAACAATCTAGACCCTTTCGAAATACCTACTCTAAAGTCAATTTTAGTCTACTCCTCTCCCTGGTACTACCCTCTATCGTAACCATATATTCCTCTTAACTACCGTATCTACCGATCTAAAGTAAAGTTTGTTCAGACTGTTCAGaggtgaagaaaaaaaataccaaacgcTGAATGATATAGACAGATCTAATAAGTTACAAACAAACGTACTACAATAAAGCACACACACCCTTTAGTAgtgttcatttttttaataaaatttctcacGACAGATACCAATATGCATGCTTCTTAGAATCATCAATGGGCATCATCCAGGTCTCGATTGTTCATGCATCCATGCTCAAATATAGGATTTACACTCCAAACATATATTTGGATGCCTAGTGatatcaaaaagaaaactcaATCACACAAAATGAGTTAGTATACACCAACAGAAGAATCAAATAAACAGACAGAGCTAACAAACATGTGAAAGCTTCACCATTGTCCACACTAATCTGGAACGATCGAACGATATTACTTATTTCCAAGTTCGTTCAAAGAAACAATGAACAAGAATAACCAAGAGCTAGATCATATACAGATCAAATAAGTTTAGAACAACATCCTAAAATAACAAGGAGATTCACCACTTACTACAAGTTTCCCATGAAATTTCTCATGGAATGTGCAAGTGTGGTCAACAAGCACAGCATTCTTCAAGAGCAGCAACTGGGGCATCGAatcaatccattctcattacaGTCTGTGCATCTCCTCAATTTCCCTTCCTCTTCCTCAAACACCTTCCTACTGCCATTGCAATTGGGGCACGGCATAAACCTCACATCCCCACAGCTCTCACAAGCATAACCCAAATCCCTAACCGGAAAACCGTCCAAAATCTTCCCCAATTCGCCACACTCATGAAGTTGCTTAATCTCATCCACACCCCCAATATACTTCCCTCCAATAAAAACTCGCGGTAAACTCATTGCTTTCCCTCCCAACACACTCTGCAACTCCTTTCTATACGCCGAGTCCATCGATATATCCCTTTCGTCGACACACACCCTAAACCCCCTAAAAATCATCCTAACATCGCAACAATCTTCGTAAGTCCTACGAATCCCGCGCAAACTAGTATAATACAATACAACTCTATCTTCAGTACCCGTTAAACACAATTGATGACTAGACGATAAAGAGACCTTACTAATCGGTTCCGGCTTCCTATCCCTGAACCCTAATGACTTCGTGGTCAATGCCCGCCTGTAACTCGAAACCACATTGGCATCCATTTTCGCCAGCAACGACTCCTCCGACAAATGCTTCCACAACGGCTTCGAATCGTTACTACTAATCTCTTCCACCACTTCGAAACAACCTATCGATCCAAATGCGTTCGCTGGTCCATTCTTAACAGACCCAACAACACCATCCACGGATTGAGAATCTTGGAGGATCGAGGAACCGGGTTTGTGAACGAATTCGAAGTCGAATTCGTCGAGGCCTTCCATGAGCTCCCAAGTGTTGATGACGGAGTCGGGAGATGAGGGGTCcatcatctctttctctctagggttttggtttttttctagggttagggttttgtcgCTGTTGGGATTAGAGATCGGGATGTAAGAAGGGTCGACGAGGAGGAGAGAACCGTAGGTGGTGGAGGTGAGAGAGACGAGGTGGGCGGAGTCGCCCTTGCGGAGAGGGGGGTGGTGGACGAGAggggtggggagagagagagtgcgggGGATTggggtaggagagagagagtaccaggaGGAGGAGTGAGAAGGTGAAGATAAATTTGAGGAGGAGGGTGGTGGTAGTTGTGGGGGTTGTTCTTGGGTGGTGGGTGGGGTGGAGAGGGTGTGGGAACGAGAAGCAGAGCAGCCcattttttgtagtttggattAGGTAAGGCACGGCCAaatttgatctctctctctctctctctctctctctctctagaaagccCTTTTtatctctgattctctctctctctctctctctctctctctctctctctatatatatatatatatatatatatatatatccttgaGTTTTGCTTTCTGAGTATTTTGTGTTgcatccacagagagagagcgagggggGGCCCTCTTGGTGGGGATTGATAAGAACTTTTCGATGCTGTAATAGCATCTCcaatttaatattttatttaaaagtattaaaatattttattttatttataaagtgattttagagaaaATTATTATTCATATTTATTCTAactacaaattttttatttattcataaagcaatttgagaaaaaatcctctatattttctttcattctcTAAATATGAAGgatcaaaatttcatcttcttaAATAGAGGAAGCTTTAGAGGATGgattgaaaaaatttcatactctcaaatgaaaaaataaagcatgagttggagatgctctaacgggaggagagagagaacttttcGAAGCTTtaacggagagagagagttggttgGAAGGTGGACATCAGTGAGAGCTGGAACGCAGGGACGCGGTATAGCTGTGAGTTGATGATGACCTTGGGTTAGTtgttgggcgctgctattcgcagccctctatttactcacataacccgttaaaaattttcaattatactcgacagttagttaccgaaattgagatatattttcagcgtccaattaccgaaatataatatttttttcaacagatgtttaccgaaaatgcatgttcggcagttgtttaccgaaagttaaacatattttcgacatgtagttaccgaaatataatcttgttttcaacagcaatttaccgaaatgttatttatgattttcaacaatcatttaccgaaatttagagggctacgggagtaaatagagagctgcgaatagcggcgccctagttgttagggtaaatttcactcgCACCCCCTCTGTTCTGTTCAAACCACTCTGCATGCCCGTTTACTCTCTGAAATCACACAACGCACCCCCTCTACAAGCACGTGCAACACTCAACTCCACTCCACCAGTTATTTGCCTTTtagctaagagcatctccggcatttactcaaattttcactccaatTATTCAAATGTGAGTAAAAGATTCATTTTTAGGAAGCACTTCAATAGACAAAATCTACTCACAAATTTGAATCAAAGCTTTATTAATAGCATGATTTACAATATTTCAATAAAAGTTTGACTCTCCCTTGATTTGAGTAAAGATTTGTGTAAAACTCATTtggctaaaaaaaaattgacaaggGCTTGAAATGCTCTAACGAACGGAGAATATTgagattataaaaataaaaaaataaatcatcacCTACCCCTTGTACatatactctcaaatagagaatTTAAATActcctattttattttaaaaagcaATTTTAGAGGATATTACTATTCACCTATAAATGAATCATACACCTCTAATTCCATCTCTATTTCGTTCGAAactcaataatttttcatttttccaacaaaattaAATGTTTTCTCATAATAAATCCAACATGTGTCTTGTTTCAAAGATAATGTTGGGACCatttaataatttaattttgtaaaatataAGTGTATAGagtaaaatttatatgcatTTAGAGATTAAAATCTTCTCTCAAAATAGCGGATCATCCTCTCAACTAGAGAAGAGTTTTATAGGATGGATTGAAGCACCTC carries:
- the LOC131318637 gene encoding uncharacterized protein At5g39865; this encodes MGCSASRSHTLSTPPTTQEQPPQLPPPSSSNLSSPSHSSSWYSLSPTPIPRTLSLPTPLVHHPPLRKGDSAHLVSLTSTTYGSLLLVDPSYIPISNPNSDKTLTLEKNQNPREKEMMDPSSPDSVINTWELMEGLDEFDFEFVHKPGSSILQDSQSVDGVVGSVKNGPANAFGSIGCFEVVEEISSNDSKPLWKHLSEESLLAKMDANVVSSYRRALTTKSLGFRDRKPEPISKVSLSSSHQLCLTGTEDRVVLYYTSLRGIRRTYEDCCDVRMIFRGFRVCVDERDISMDSAYRKELQSVLGGKAMSLPRVFIGGKYIGGVDEIKQLHECGELGKILDGFPVRDLGYACESCGDVRFMPCPNCNGSRKVFEEEEGKLRRCTDCNENGLIRCPSCCS
- the LOC131318632 gene encoding DNA-directed RNA polymerase V subunit 5A, with the translated sequence MDPMEDDTEQQQPQQQQQQRQQDMDLNGEPYSRCLSSYVDEGSTESHRYYLSRRTLLEMLRDRGYSVPAAEIEMSLQDFRSIHGQTPDIERLRISASRRSDSLDKILVIFCGPGIVKVNVIRIIGTMIGNKDSLSRLILVVQNRVTNQAMKAMDLFSFKVEVFQITELLVNITKHALKPKHRVLTDEEKKKLLKKFSLEEKQLPRMLQKDAISRYYGLEKGQVVKVTYSGDITESHVTYRCVW